From the Malus domestica chromosome 17, GDT2T_hap1 genome, one window contains:
- the LOC139193424 gene encoding uncharacterized protein produces MVFYRNNDTLMCKIFTTTLQGEAQDWFHTLPARSIQNFDDLSLVFTKEYSSYRSIKKKSDHLFNVKKNPKESLRDYVKRFKAEKAKIVGCDNSIVSAAFQKGLPADHPLFGEMIMKEDLTLADSFALVEKHALWDEARQAEKAPEQPQKKLAAAQKRDGKQPNKGRQEVKRRDRPTTKESPMTNNYSKFSIPIHQILRDIKNEPWFKLPKQSKGDTSKMDHTKYCAFHRGPGHTTTDCYTWKNYLSSQKGMQTEMRSHQLR; encoded by the coding sequence ATGGTCTTTTATCGGAATAATGACAcccttatgtgcaaaatattcaccactactttacaaggcgaggcacaagattggtttcatACATTGCCGGCGCGATCCATCCagaattttgatgatctttccttggttttcaccaaagaatactcatcttatcgttcgatcaagaaaaagtccgaTCACCTGTTCAAcgtaaagaaaaacccaaaagaatCACTTCGTGATTACGTGAAgagattcaaagcagagaaggcgaaGATCGTCGGATGCGATAACTCGATAGTaagtgcagccttccaaaaaggactaccagcagaccacccactgtttggtgaaatgatcatgaaagaagacctaACTCTAGCAGATTCCTTTGCTCTggtagagaagcatgcactttgggacgaggctcgacAAGCAGAAAAGGCTCCCGAACAACCTCAAAAAAAGTTGGCAGCTGCTCAAAAGAGAGATGGAAAGCAACCCAACAAGGGTAGGCAAGAGGTCAAGCGCAGGGACCGACCCACGACCAAAGAAAGCCCGATGACCAATAACTATTCTAAGTTCTCAAttccgattcatcaaatccttcgtgacatcaagaatgaaccatggttcaagttGCCGAAACAGTCAAAAGGAGATACTTCCAAGATGGACCACACCAAGTATTGCGCATTCCACCGAGGTCCTGGTCACACAACCACCgactgctacacttggaagaactacctgaGCAGCCAAAAAGGAATGCAGACGGAGATGAGGAGCCACCAACTAAGATGA